In Phormidium yuhuli AB48, one genomic interval encodes:
- a CDS encoding DUF928 domain-containing protein codes for MKRFSKTVTAALGAASLVLGQALLTTSPALLRRAETSQWVASANASPITYVPPNRGRPQQTQGTGSRGCEALNDDKNSPIEITLVTPRDHTAQTVSERPVFYWLAGHTVNRPVEFTLVEDGNPNPIHVQQFDRLEAGMNYVALDSERGLEVGKTYRWTVSVICNAQRRSADVFAQGWIERVPVSEELQAQLDQANSPEEMAQLYAESGIWFDSLAYLSSDSDRLEALETELDNSRVAESEEATLND; via the coding sequence ATGAAACGGTTTAGCAAGACAGTCACCGCCGCCCTGGGAGCCGCTAGCCTAGTTCTCGGGCAGGCACTCCTAACCACCAGTCCAGCCCTTTTGCGTCGCGCTGAGACCTCTCAATGGGTCGCCAGTGCCAATGCTAGCCCCATTACCTATGTTCCCCCCAATCGCGGCCGTCCCCAACAAACTCAGGGCACCGGTTCACGAGGTTGCGAAGCCCTCAACGACGACAAGAACAGTCCGATTGAAATTACCCTAGTCACCCCCCGGGACCATACCGCCCAAACCGTCTCCGAGCGCCCCGTTTTCTATTGGCTGGCCGGACATACCGTGAACCGTCCCGTTGAGTTTACCCTGGTCGAGGATGGCAACCCCAATCCCATCCATGTGCAACAATTTGACCGCCTCGAAGCAGGCATGAATTACGTTGCTCTGGACAGTGAACGGGGTTTAGAGGTGGGGAAAACCTATCGTTGGACTGTTTCGGTCATTTGCAACGCTCAACGGCGTTCTGCGGACGTATTTGCCCAAGGTTGGATTGAGCGAGTTCCCGTCTCTGAAGAACTTCAGGCCCAACTCGATCAGGCTAATAGCCCCGAAGAGATGGCTCAACTCTATGCGGAGTCCGGTATTTGGTTTGATAGCCTTGCCTATCTCAGCAGCGACAGCGATCGCCTTGAGGCCTTAGAAACTGAACTCGATAACAGTCGTGTGGCTGAGAGTGAGGAAGCAACACTCAACGATTAA
- a CDS encoding dynamin family protein, whose translation MTSTPPQCQNLDTQVQTLVQLQDADANLPSQDTATIRTSLNKAISPRFEIVFAGAFSAGKSMLINALLERELLYSAQGHATGTECYIEYAPEPSQERVELTFLSQVEIRQQIGELSQLLTIAEMGDLSDTQQLDKLSQMSQGIWESEGGESRTERAKQAKLLEQLILGWQANRDRIDTVNNATYSMAQLNANSLEEASQYARRSQNSSVLKKINYYCHHPLLDDGNVIIDTPGIDAPVKKDAKIAYDKIEHPDTSAVICVFRTAATGELTTEETQLLERIQKSPGIRDRVFYAFNYIDATWYDDQLRNRLEYQIKSQFRGGNRIYKTSALLGFYGSQIRQASPENNWGLDTIFANTPSTFDQQELTPQFIVEFNRYFATPGRLSRTRFPSTPAISNANSKKEQYQQILNTYGQELIEQLVRDSGIQEFRREITRYLMEDRRPQLFEALADDLRPLCIELRNYYIATWKDLESQPQEIDTIKEQQVQQLNKELKQIGDDFKDHITTYLNESVADKNNTSYERDVRTLQKQMLQKLDDLIEEFSVGDTYKLAQKSRPENAVIPMMAVLVEAFYTLANQLKAVLVKISEELVANYFFQLRKSIHNAEFYNKLYRFLGNDAAMDQNLSRLERQVRDIVVGYAAYQCGTYVRETPEFYGENTVPNFQLRQTLQQACHFQTYEGMVAAEPAIRQLLQVDFEKKVKNTVIREFRTFLNTTLNERLFEMANQQSQTILSQYELARTNLAKTLDQEAEAKLERNRQRQAAVGENIERYNEAIRGINGCLEEMSLGRVKLPPVQETDLQIFTPTTVVSEDSAEVEDNEDNLEVAPSESETVPEETVPEETVAEIPETTFPIPDEDEDVNFSSFGEG comes from the coding sequence ATGACCTCTACCCCTCCCCAATGCCAAAACCTGGATACTCAGGTCCAAACCCTGGTTCAACTCCAGGACGCCGACGCTAACCTCCCCAGTCAGGATACGGCCACAATCCGCACTTCTCTAAATAAAGCCATTTCCCCCCGCTTTGAAATTGTCTTTGCGGGGGCATTTAGTGCTGGGAAATCGATGCTTATTAATGCACTTCTGGAGCGAGAACTGCTCTATAGCGCCCAAGGTCATGCGACGGGAACTGAATGTTATATTGAATATGCTCCCGAACCGAGTCAGGAACGAGTGGAGTTAACCTTCCTCAGTCAAGTGGAAATTCGCCAACAAATTGGTGAGTTGAGTCAACTACTGACTATTGCTGAAATGGGCGATTTGAGCGATACCCAGCAACTGGATAAACTTAGCCAGATGTCTCAAGGAATTTGGGAATCTGAGGGAGGCGAAAGTCGCACGGAACGGGCAAAGCAAGCGAAGTTGTTGGAACAGCTTATTTTGGGCTGGCAGGCTAATCGCGATCGCATTGATACAGTCAACAATGCCACCTACTCCATGGCTCAACTCAATGCCAATAGCCTTGAGGAAGCCTCTCAATATGCCCGGCGGAGTCAAAATAGTTCAGTTCTCAAGAAAATCAACTATTATTGTCATCATCCTCTCTTAGATGATGGCAATGTCATTATTGATACCCCTGGCATTGATGCTCCGGTTAAAAAAGATGCTAAAATCGCCTATGATAAGATTGAGCATCCGGATACATCGGCGGTCATTTGTGTGTTTAGGACGGCAGCAACTGGGGAACTGACGACCGAGGAAACTCAGTTGCTGGAGCGGATTCAGAAGAGTCCAGGGATTCGCGATCGCGTTTTTTATGCTTTCAATTACATCGATGCCACCTGGTATGATGACCAATTGCGGAATCGCCTAGAATACCAGATTAAATCGCAATTCCGAGGGGGTAATCGCATCTACAAAACGAGCGCCTTGCTGGGATTTTACGGCAGCCAAATCCGCCAAGCCAGTCCCGAAAATAATTGGGGACTTGACACCATTTTTGCAAATACCCCTTCCACGTTTGACCAACAAGAACTGACCCCACAATTTATCGTTGAATTTAACCGCTATTTTGCTACCCCAGGACGTTTATCTCGGACACGGTTTCCCAGCACGCCAGCCATCAGCAATGCGAACAGCAAGAAGGAACAATATCAGCAAATCCTCAACACCTATGGACAAGAACTGATTGAACAACTGGTGCGAGATAGTGGAATCCAGGAATTTCGACGAGAAATCACCCGCTATCTCATGGAAGACCGTCGTCCCCAACTCTTTGAAGCACTGGCTGATGACCTGCGACCCCTTTGCATTGAACTGCGCAACTACTACATTGCCACTTGGAAGGATTTAGAAAGCCAACCCCAAGAAATTGACACCATCAAAGAACAGCAGGTTCAACAACTCAACAAAGAACTAAAACAGATTGGCGACGACTTCAAAGACCATATCACCACCTATCTCAATGAGTCTGTCGCCGACAAAAACAATACCAGCTATGAGCGGGATGTCCGAACCCTGCAAAAGCAGATGTTGCAAAAGCTCGATGACTTGATTGAAGAGTTCTCCGTTGGAGATACCTATAAATTGGCGCAAAAAAGTCGCCCTGAAAATGCCGTTATTCCGATGATGGCAGTCTTGGTTGAAGCTTTTTATACCCTCGCCAATCAACTCAAAGCCGTATTAGTCAAAATTTCGGAAGAGTTGGTGGCTAACTACTTCTTCCAACTTCGGAAGAGTATCCATAACGCCGAGTTTTACAATAAACTCTATCGTTTTCTCGGCAATGATGCGGCAATGGACCAGAATCTCTCACGACTCGAGCGGCAGGTTCGGGATATTGTGGTCGGATATGCAGCGTATCAATGTGGTACTTATGTTCGGGAGACTCCAGAATTTTATGGAGAAAACACCGTTCCCAACTTCCAACTCCGTCAAACCTTGCAACAAGCCTGTCATTTCCAAACTTATGAGGGAATGGTAGCGGCGGAGCCAGCGATTCGTCAACTGTTGCAAGTCGACTTTGAGAAGAAGGTCAAAAATACGGTCATTCGTGAGTTCCGTACATTTCTAAACACCACCCTTAATGAGCGTCTGTTTGAGATGGCCAACCAACAGTCTCAGACCATCTTATCTCAGTATGAATTGGCCCGGACGAATCTGGCGAAAACTCTGGACCAGGAAGCGGAAGCCAAATTGGAACGGAATCGTCAACGCCAGGCGGCGGTTGGGGAGAACATTGAGCGGTACAATGAGGCGATTCGGGGAATTAACGGCTGTCTGGAAGAGATGAGTCTGGGCCGGGTGAAACTCCCCCCGGTTCAGGAGACGGATTTACAGATTTTCACGCCGACGACGGTGGTATCGGAGGATAGTGCTGAGGTTGAGGACAATGAGGACAATTTGGAAGTGGCTCCTTCTGAATCTGAGACTGTCCCTGAGGAGACTGTCCCTGAGGAGACGGTGGCTGAAATCCCTGAAACCACGTTCCCTATTCCCGATGAAGATGAAGACGTGAACTTCTCCAGTTTCGGCGAAGGCTAA
- a CDS encoding HNH endonuclease — MEPTPRIMFPPQVRRYVYERDNFTCVACGKTHQQARLTIDHIIPVSKGGSNDLSNLQTLCFTCNRLKSNHADSRFRRRYSD; from the coding sequence ATGGAACCCACACCCCGCATTATGTTTCCCCCGCAGGTTCGCCGTTATGTCTATGAACGGGATAATTTTACCTGCGTCGCCTGTGGGAAGACTCACCAGCAGGCTCGATTGACCATTGACCATATCATTCCCGTTTCTAAGGGGGGGAGCAATGATTTAAGTAATCTGCAAACTCTCTGTTTTACCTGCAATCGCCTCAAAAGTAATCATGCAGACTCCCGATTTCGCCGTCGTTATAGTGATTGA
- the dacB gene encoding D-alanyl-D-alanine carboxypeptidase/D-alanyl-D-alanine endopeptidase, giving the protein MAWSGSKGLVGAIAAMVLLGILEFPGRRGLAGEASSQICQGELAEALDEIRLNHSPAARWGVLVQSLEGDRTLYSREAQQYFLPASNVKLLTTAAALTHLGPEYRVRTSVYRTETGVQIVGRGDPTLTGEQLETLAQQVAATGLTHVGELLLDASYFPGEAINPRWQWQDVQAGYGAPANSAIIDRNEIPFRLYPQEVGEPLRLEWEREEDGAPGRWWLENRSRTVAAEEPEWLRLGRGFGDPIITIEGELAAGSEPAAVSVAQVYPNQAFLEQFRRQLQAQGLAVGTYRITEVPQSTKAGEIAGVDSPSLGSLVEETNRVSDNLYAEVLLRWLGVTAAPEWLAEEESSGRPPSAAQRGLQAVSRVLARLGVDEELFEINDGSGLSRLNWVSPQALVQTLQGMARSPHGRLYRESLPVAGESGTLRHRLGDSPVAIQAKTGTIAGVSALSGYLEHPEYGTLTFAIIVNQSTRSAREQRGAIDDMVRLLTQVRSCSG; this is encoded by the coding sequence ATGGCTTGGAGTGGGTCGAAAGGGTTAGTGGGGGCGATCGCCGCGATGGTGCTGCTGGGAATTCTGGAGTTCCCGGGACGGCGGGGTTTAGCGGGGGAGGCGTCCAGCCAAATTTGTCAGGGGGAGTTGGCTGAGGCCCTGGATGAGATTCGCCTTAATCACTCGCCGGCTGCCCGTTGGGGGGTTTTGGTACAGTCGTTAGAGGGCGATCGCACCCTCTACAGTCGTGAGGCGCAACAGTATTTTCTACCGGCGTCTAATGTCAAACTTCTAACCACCGCCGCCGCTTTAACTCATCTCGGTCCGGAGTATCGGGTTCGCACCTCAGTCTATCGCACGGAAACGGGGGTGCAGATTGTCGGTCGGGGAGACCCCACGCTAACAGGTGAGCAGTTAGAAACCTTGGCGCAACAGGTCGCGGCCACGGGACTGACTCATGTGGGAGAACTCTTGCTAGATGCGAGTTATTTCCCTGGGGAGGCGATTAATCCCCGCTGGCAATGGCAAGATGTTCAGGCGGGGTATGGTGCGCCGGCCAATAGTGCCATTATTGACCGCAATGAGATTCCCTTTAGGCTTTACCCGCAGGAGGTTGGGGAGCCGTTGCGGCTGGAGTGGGAACGGGAGGAGGATGGCGCTCCGGGTCGTTGGTGGTTAGAGAATCGCTCGCGAACGGTAGCGGCGGAGGAGCCGGAATGGCTACGCTTGGGACGGGGATTCGGGGACCCGATTATTACCATTGAAGGGGAGTTAGCGGCGGGGTCTGAGCCAGCAGCGGTGTCGGTGGCGCAGGTGTATCCCAATCAAGCTTTTTTAGAGCAGTTCCGGCGTCAGTTGCAAGCTCAAGGACTAGCGGTGGGAACTTACCGGATTACGGAGGTTCCCCAGTCAACGAAGGCCGGGGAGATTGCTGGGGTCGATTCTCCTTCCCTGGGGAGTTTGGTGGAGGAGACCAATCGGGTCAGTGATAATCTCTATGCAGAGGTCTTGTTGCGTTGGTTGGGGGTCACGGCGGCGCCGGAGTGGCTGGCTGAGGAGGAGTCCTCGGGGAGACCTCCCTCGGCGGCCCAACGGGGATTACAAGCGGTGAGTCGGGTGTTGGCTCGGTTGGGGGTGGATGAGGAACTGTTTGAGATTAATGATGGCTCGGGTTTGTCTCGGCTCAACTGGGTGAGTCCTCAGGCGTTAGTGCAGACGTTACAGGGGATGGCGAGGAGTCCTCATGGACGTCTCTATCGGGAGTCGCTTCCGGTGGCGGGGGAGTCGGGGACGCTGCGACATCGTTTGGGGGATAGTCCGGTGGCGATTCAGGCGAAAACTGGCACGATTGCTGGGGTTTCGGCGTTGTCGGGGTATTTGGAGCATCCGGAGTATGGAACGCTGACCTTTGCCATTATTGTCAATCAATCAACGCGATCGGCTCGTGAACAACGGGGGGCGATCGATGATATGGTGCGGCTATTGACTCAGGTTCGCTCCTGTTCGGGGTAA
- a CDS encoding sacsin N-terminal ATP-binding-like domain-containing protein → MTTPVSQGRSFYQSEPLIARLRGIIRDYPEGVGIIKELIQNADDAGATRVEITLDWRTHEAAAVPGNLGKLLGPAMLVYNNSSFRDRDFESIRSLGQSQKATDLQKTGRFGIGFNAVYHVTDYPSFISRERLIFFDPHGDAVPGTSKAEPGREWELGESGWWEEYPEMMAIYEAGGVPRGTRDFQGTLFRLPLRTPRQAEVSEIRNQPFDESNVRELLAELQDCGEELLLFLKSIVEIYVFEIAAESGGEREQVLRITTGNPEEVTAARQELMTAIPETAAELIAACRRQENLLALVSYRHHLETVSSQQVTSSSWRILQLLRIDAGEELATVIRSLSENQEKVLPWTGAAARITASRTGGVPAEVQGKVYCFLPLPLASGWPIHLNGFFNLNSSRDNLSSDSGQTGKDRPRAVWNQRLAQHGLAIACAELYRSLVEDIGRESPEAFYKLFPTEKITTSPALGQLHLEVFKHLYERPVIRSTVREEEDAFEVSPDGNCTVNRWVKWLKPQEIRQIPSSYWSKLVEPFRVEGLAVADPQIPRQVSQLFKQADCPIHEYSPENLRDYLRVEESWGMPFDEAPKRMLRRIDWIKDLAEFAISDRPKSLRGLPLALLSNNRLQVFGFNPSGVVYRASDQIKGLFYQYPGWFLHSEVKQIFNSCNCSELESLDALKVAQKLVQVFLEQGIESGYLWRAQGIEFPNEYWLTKVYQYFRQYYLSYSRRNSQEADKILRVLSQIPLVPASDGRLYQGRQVEMPLLPFNDIPSPDEQTLDYFSIQVIKASQSLRTEIEKFADTKTADKLFIRYLSADSIVRLLSHRPVEALPPYHPKHSANLLAYLSRPQFIDGDYQYSENDLQKLRKLPIFITTNGERTTLDRPNLYLPAADWNIPNLNIEFTLLKVEQDGHSWKPLLKALDIPELDRLTFIEDCLLQEYPYFSEQEQQTALVWLRDNVPQAESKERFRSVWRKMRQARLIRCEDGRLRAARDLYHPEQQFLKEIFGDRIHFPDLNFYQDNPQKWLDFLSKLGMQDKVSAADWLAALEQCLDSNNPQHLESSYPLLQQLWHYLLENWSDLEKTSVTTDHKSLAEVLRERAWLPVERNPKRLQAYAAAGIPPARLFQPREVCWEEEAKLGITSKPLVLYRRDEVSKEIEQALGFEAVTFEQVCDRLDGIITLWEQWFSHPESANPTATVLDSAKAIYRYLYRYFNNSRQRQQSHAPQLQARFANRCCIWDEGTQRFWKPRHCFSQAVPFFGSRRVEISLNRLPELGLDLLYPLLGVRETPTVQDYQEFLQELAAEFGETPLPSLEISQVLTVLQRLEAQLALETREEQLAVPLLTAAKSLQEAERLLIPDAMWYQPYVPPQRLLHPQLSPQLARRLGAGSLLWDVVEQPGEVSPVEDRTAKGVQWCDRWQKTLNSPQFIQGLQRLLYQEGKDWTALRGDRLQPLRVQLAAEIQMTLFWRGEVLAENVPGSHYYDPLSCGIFLANCQAPTIALSYLTDSLNQQLGELALGNLLHLAVMIDSKPQQIPGLLDQLRVGRLPDRQEEDVAVSPLDGAWVEAFYQQLGYAQVERLSGEVATVRCSGGTAGEVVAIVKSLVVEDEADGLIVELTEEEWQTIVMYPQPQQLQLLIGVVESGAMTRLILIREVVATLGESESQVKAKTGETPIRLEHLPGHEMAHLSVNLSSILAQVQSEMIQEYPGI, encoded by the coding sequence ATGACTACCCCTGTGTCTCAAGGTCGCTCATTCTACCAATCTGAACCTCTGATTGCTCGTTTGCGGGGGATTATCCGCGATTATCCCGAGGGAGTGGGGATTATTAAGGAGTTGATTCAGAATGCGGATGATGCAGGTGCGACGCGGGTGGAGATTACCCTGGATTGGCGAACTCATGAGGCGGCGGCGGTTCCGGGGAATTTGGGGAAACTCTTGGGACCGGCCATGTTGGTCTATAACAATAGTAGCTTCCGCGATCGCGATTTTGAGAGTATCCGCAGTCTGGGACAAAGTCAGAAAGCCACAGATTTACAGAAAACGGGACGCTTTGGGATTGGCTTCAATGCGGTGTATCACGTCACGGACTATCCCAGTTTCATCTCCCGTGAACGGCTAATTTTCTTTGACCCCCATGGGGATGCGGTTCCGGGAACCTCGAAGGCGGAACCGGGACGGGAATGGGAGTTAGGGGAGAGTGGCTGGTGGGAGGAGTATCCGGAGATGATGGCCATCTATGAGGCTGGGGGGGTTCCTCGGGGAACTCGGGATTTTCAGGGAACTCTGTTTCGTTTACCGCTGCGAACTCCCCGTCAGGCTGAGGTGAGTGAGATTCGCAATCAACCTTTTGACGAGTCCAATGTTCGGGAACTCTTGGCGGAATTACAGGATTGCGGCGAGGAGTTGTTGCTGTTCCTCAAGTCGATTGTCGAGATTTATGTGTTTGAGATTGCGGCCGAGAGTGGGGGAGAACGGGAACAGGTGCTGCGGATTACCACCGGGAATCCTGAGGAAGTGACGGCGGCGCGTCAGGAGTTGATGACGGCGATTCCGGAAACGGCGGCGGAGTTGATTGCGGCCTGTCGCCGTCAAGAGAATCTGTTGGCGTTGGTGTCCTATCGTCATCATCTCGAAACGGTGAGTTCTCAGCAGGTGACGAGTTCGAGTTGGCGGATTTTGCAGTTGTTGCGCATTGATGCGGGGGAGGAGTTGGCGACGGTGATTCGCTCCCTGTCGGAGAATCAGGAGAAGGTGTTACCTTGGACGGGAGCGGCGGCTCGGATTACGGCCAGTCGGACGGGAGGGGTTCCGGCGGAGGTTCAGGGAAAGGTGTATTGTTTTCTCCCGCTTCCGTTGGCCTCGGGATGGCCGATTCATCTGAATGGCTTTTTTAATTTGAATAGTTCTCGGGATAATCTCAGTAGTGATTCGGGACAAACGGGGAAAGACCGTCCGCGAGCGGTTTGGAATCAACGGTTGGCTCAGCATGGGTTGGCGATCGCCTGTGCGGAGTTATATCGTAGTTTGGTGGAGGATATTGGCCGAGAAAGTCCGGAGGCGTTTTATAAGCTGTTCCCGACGGAGAAAATTACCACCAGTCCGGCATTAGGTCAGTTACATTTAGAGGTGTTTAAGCATCTTTATGAACGTCCGGTGATTCGCTCTACGGTTCGGGAAGAAGAGGATGCGTTTGAGGTCAGTCCTGATGGCAATTGTACGGTCAATCGGTGGGTGAAATGGCTGAAACCTCAAGAGATTCGCCAAATTCCTTCATCTTACTGGTCAAAGTTAGTTGAACCCTTCCGGGTGGAGGGATTAGCCGTCGCTGACCCCCAAATTCCTCGTCAGGTTTCCCAACTGTTTAAACAGGCGGATTGTCCCATTCATGAGTATAGTCCTGAGAATTTACGGGACTATCTCCGAGTTGAGGAGAGTTGGGGAATGCCGTTTGACGAGGCTCCTAAGCGAATGTTACGGCGGATAGATTGGATTAAGGACTTAGCAGAGTTTGCCATATCAGACCGTCCAAAGTCCTTGCGAGGATTACCACTGGCACTCTTATCGAATAATCGTTTGCAGGTCTTTGGGTTTAATCCTTCGGGGGTGGTTTATCGAGCGAGTGACCAAATCAAAGGCTTATTTTATCAATATCCTGGCTGGTTTTTGCATTCAGAAGTCAAACAGATTTTCAACAGTTGCAACTGTTCAGAACTTGAATCCTTAGATGCTTTGAAAGTTGCACAAAAGTTGGTGCAAGTTTTTCTAGAACAAGGGATTGAGTCTGGCTATCTTTGGCGAGCTCAAGGAATTGAGTTTCCCAATGAATACTGGCTCACTAAGGTTTATCAATACTTCAGGCAGTATTATCTTAGCTATAGTCGTCGAAATAGTCAGGAAGCTGATAAGATTTTACGGGTCTTATCGCAAATTCCCCTCGTTCCTGCTTCCGATGGACGGCTTTATCAGGGACGTCAAGTGGAAATGCCGTTATTGCCTTTTAATGATATCCCCAGTCCAGATGAGCAAACCCTGGACTATTTTAGCATTCAAGTTATCAAAGCCAGTCAATCACTCAGGACAGAGATAGAAAAATTTGCTGATACAAAAACAGCAGACAAGCTATTTATTCGCTATTTGAGTGCCGATAGTATTGTTCGCTTGCTGAGTCATCGACCGGTTGAAGCGTTGCCACCCTATCACCCTAAACATTCAGCAAACCTGCTGGCATATTTATCTCGGCCCCAGTTTATTGACGGTGATTACCAGTATTCTGAAAACGACTTACAGAAGCTACGAAAATTACCAATTTTCATAACTACAAATGGGGAACGCACAACCCTCGATCGCCCAAATCTTTATCTCCCCGCAGCCGATTGGAATATCCCCAATCTCAACATTGAGTTCACGCTACTAAAGGTCGAACAAGATGGTCATTCCTGGAAGCCTCTCCTCAAAGCTTTGGACATTCCAGAACTTGACCGATTGACGTTTATTGAAGACTGCTTACTCCAAGAATATCCTTACTTTTCAGAACAAGAGCAACAAACGGCATTGGTTTGGCTGCGGGATAACGTTCCTCAAGCAGAATCAAAGGAGCGGTTTCGGTCAGTCTGGCGAAAAATGCGACAAGCTCGCTTGATTCGCTGTGAAGATGGACGGTTGCGAGCGGCGAGGGATTTATATCATCCTGAACAGCAGTTCTTAAAAGAGATTTTTGGCGATCGCATCCACTTCCCTGACCTCAACTTTTATCAGGACAATCCCCAAAAATGGCTAGATTTCTTGTCGAAGTTAGGAATGCAAGACAAGGTCAGTGCCGCCGATTGGCTCGCGGCCTTAGAGCAATGTCTTGATAGCAACAATCCTCAACACCTAGAATCCAGTTATCCTCTCTTACAACAACTTTGGCATTATCTTCTAGAAAATTGGTCAGATTTAGAGAAAACCTCCGTCACAACCGACCATAAATCCTTGGCGGAGGTGTTGCGAGAACGGGCCTGGCTCCCAGTGGAACGCAATCCCAAGCGGTTGCAGGCCTACGCCGCCGCCGGGATTCCTCCAGCGCGACTGTTTCAACCGCGAGAGGTTTGTTGGGAAGAAGAGGCCAAATTAGGGATTACCTCAAAACCCTTAGTTCTCTATCGCCGGGATGAGGTGTCGAAGGAGATTGAACAAGCTTTAGGCTTTGAGGCGGTGACATTTGAGCAGGTGTGCGATCGCCTCGATGGAATTATAACCCTTTGGGAACAGTGGTTCAGCCATCCCGAGTCAGCCAACCCCACCGCTACGGTGTTAGACTCAGCCAAGGCCATCTATCGCTATCTCTATCGCTATTTCAATAACTCCCGCCAGCGTCAGCAAAGCCATGCACCGCAACTTCAGGCCCGTTTTGCTAATCGCTGTTGTATCTGGGATGAGGGAACGCAACGGTTTTGGAAACCCCGTCACTGTTTCAGCCAAGCAGTTCCCTTCTTTGGTTCGCGACGGGTTGAGATTTCCCTAAACCGCCTCCCAGAATTGGGACTTGATTTGCTTTATCCCCTGTTGGGAGTTCGGGAAACGCCGACGGTTCAGGATTATCAGGAGTTTTTGCAAGAGTTAGCCGCCGAGTTCGGGGAAACGCCGTTACCCAGCTTGGAGATTTCCCAAGTATTGACCGTTTTGCAGCGGTTGGAGGCGCAATTGGCTCTGGAGACGAGGGAGGAACAGCTCGCAGTTCCCCTGTTGACAGCGGCGAAATCGTTGCAAGAGGCGGAGAGGTTGCTGATTCCCGATGCGATGTGGTACCAACCCTATGTACCACCTCAGCGATTGTTGCATCCCCAGCTATCGCCGCAACTGGCCCGTCGTCTGGGAGCCGGTTCTCTGTTGTGGGATGTGGTGGAACAGCCGGGAGAAGTGAGTCCGGTGGAGGATAGGACGGCGAAGGGGGTGCAATGGTGCGATCGCTGGCAAAAAACTCTCAATTCTCCCCAGTTTATCCAAGGATTACAGCGATTATTATACCAGGAGGGGAAGGATTGGACGGCCTTGAGGGGCGATCGCCTTCAGCCACTGCGGGTTCAACTGGCGGCTGAGATTCAGATGACCCTTTTCTGGCGCGGGGAGGTTTTGGCGGAGAATGTCCCCGGAAGCCATTATTATGACCCTCTATCTTGTGGCATATTTTTGGCAAATTGTCAAGCCCCCACCATTGCTTTATCCTATCTGACGGATTCCCTGAATCAGCAATTAGGGGAATTGGCGTTGGGGAATCTGCTGCATCTGGCGGTGATGATTGACAGCAAACCGCAACAGATACCGGGATTGTTGGATCAGTTGCGGGTGGGGAGGTTACCAGATAGACAAGAGGAGGATGTGGCGGTTTCGCCGTTGGATGGGGCCTGGGTGGAGGCGTTTTATCAGCAGTTGGGCTATGCTCAGGTGGAGCGGTTGTCTGGTGAAGTGGCGACGGTGCGTTGTTCTGGGGGAACGGCTGGGGAGGTGGTGGCGATCGTGAAATCTCTGGTTGTTGAGGATGAGGCGGATGGGTTGATCGTCGAGTTAACGGAAGAGGAATGGCAGACGATTGTCATGTATCCTCAGCCTCAGCAGTTACAACTTCTGATTGGGGTGGTTGAGTCAGGTGCAATGACGCGGCTGATTCTGATTCGCGAGGTGGTGGCGACGTTGGGAGAGAGTGAGTCTCAGGTGAAGGCGAAGACTGGTGAAACCCCGATTCGTTTAGAGCATTTGCCGGGTCATGAAATGGCTCACTTATCGGTCAATTTGTCAAGTATTTTGGCTCAAGTGCAGTCGGAGATGATTCAGGAGTATCCGGGGATTTAG